GCTAGACCGTACCGACGTGGAGATCATGTTCGTCGATACTCAATATCATTTTCCTGAAACACTGCAACTCCGCGACGAATTCATCGAAAAATTCGGCTTAAATATCAAAACCTACTATCCCGAACATTCGCCGGAAGAACAGTTCCGTCAGCATGGACGCGAATTGTACTTAAAAGACGGCGACTATCAGGTCTGCTGCGAATTGCGCAAAGAGAAGCCGTTTCTAAAAGCCGCGCAGCCGTTTAACGCCTTGCTTTCCGGTTTGATGCGCTCAGAAGGCGGCGCCCGAAAGAACATCCCGGTGGTTTCGGTAGACCCACGAATTGATGGCTATAGAATACATCCGCTGCACACGTGGACGGGTGAAGACGTTGAGGCCTATCTGGCGGCGAACCAGGTTCCTGTTCATCCGCTGCATGATAAAGGTTTCCCCAGTATCGGTTGCTCTGTTTGCACCACAGCGGTTCAACCCGGCGAGGATGAACGCGCTGGACGTTGGCGCCACATTCGTGAGCAGCGCGGTACAGATGAAAAACTCTACTGCGGAATTAATTTTACCGACAAAAAGTAATCAACATGCGCTATCAACACGACTGCATCGCTTGCTCAAAACGGCAGGGAAACCGCATTTACAATATTGCGCTGGGTGGCGAGCCTGGCTCGTCTGAGCATTATTGCGAAAAATTACAACAAGAATTAAACGAAAAAATTGACGCCTTCGACCCCGGACATTCTCCAGCGCAATTATCTTTGACGGCCATCCGTGCTGCACAGAAGTACGCAGGCGTTGAAGACCCCTTCGTCGAACAAAAAAAACAAAACAACCAACTCGCGCTTTCGTTAGAACCCGACTTGAGAAAGCGAATCGAAGCCAGCGAAGACCGTCTTCGTATTGCATGTCTGTTGGCGGCGTGCGGTAATATTATTGATTTAGGGCCTGCGGATTCGTTCGACATCAACGCGACCATT
The Candidatus Hinthialibacter antarcticus genome window above contains:
- a CDS encoding phosphoadenylyl-sulfate reductase, coding for MPAVLASPKPMLDIDAVNAQLEGKPPREVIQWAYETFGDGLGMLSSMQKTASAMMHILYALDRTDVEIMFVDTQYHFPETLQLRDEFIEKFGLNIKTYYPEHSPEEQFRQHGRELYLKDGDYQVCCELRKEKPFLKAAQPFNALLSGLMRSEGGARKNIPVVSVDPRIDGYRIHPLHTWTGEDVEAYLAANQVPVHPLHDKGFPSIGCSVCTTAVQPGEDERAGRWRHIREQRGTDEKLYCGINFTDKK